From a region of the Kwoniella mangroviensis CBS 8507 chromosome 1 map unlocalized Ctg01, whole genome shotgun sequence genome:
- a CDS encoding phosphoribosylaminoimidazole carboxylase — protein sequence MAPQKTVGILGGGQLGRMLTHPAALLGIPLLILDSGLYTPAKQTLLPPEDHSGHLDGPFTSESHIRDLAKKCDILTVEIEHVNADVLEAVEKEGLCEVQPSPSTIRLIQDKYQQKKYLSEKGIPVAPFDELPLNPTEQDVKAIVGKLGLPVMLKAKTLAYDGRGNSPLQSTSSEDINKSLEFLGDRPLYAEGWAPFVNEVAVMVVRNKEGQVKSYDAVETIHRESILRVCLAPLRGEKDLNHRARELAEKAVGQLEGAGIFGVEMFLMPDGFLLLNEIAPRPHNSGHHTIEACHTSQFENHLRAILSLPLGSTELRVPSAAMVNILGSSSSMEPIESMRDNALTVPGAAVHLYGKKESRKARKMGHITLTAQSDAELNEYLRTVLFAQPDAADEWIDKIAPPPPSQSHSHKKPLVGIIMGSDSDLPVMLPATKILDQFGIPYELTITSAHRTPERMVKYAESAAHRGLRAIIAGAGGAAHLPGMVASETSLPVIGVPVKASVLDGVDSLYSIVQMPRGIPCATTGINNSTNAALLAIRILGTSIPNYQVAIEEYSRKLENEVLDKCEKLEEIGWAGYVKDVLKK from the exons ATGGCACCTCAGAAGACAGTCGGTATCTTGG GTGGTGGTCAACTCGGTCGGATGCTCACCCATCCAGCCGCCTTACTCGGTATTCCCCTCCTAATCCTCGACTCAGGTCTCTATACACCCGCAAAGCAAACACTCTTACCTCCTGAAGATCATTCAGGTCACTTAGATGGACCTTTCACATCCGAATCGCATATCCGGGACTTGGCCAAGAAATGCGATATATTAACTGTCGAGATCGAACATGTCAATGCGGATGTTTTAGAAGCAGTAGAGAAAGAGGGTTTATGTGAAGTACAGCCTTCACCATCGACCATTCGATTGATTCAAGATAAATATCAACAGAAGAAATACCTTTCGGAAAAAGGTATACCCGTAGCTCCATTCGATGAATTACCACTCAACCCCACTGAACAAGATGTTAAAGCGATAGTAGGCAAATTGGGTCTACCTGTGATGCTCAAAGCGAAGACATTAGCTTATGATGGACGAGGAAATTCACCTTTGCAAAGTACTTCTTCGGAAGATATCAACAAATCCTTGGAGTTCTTAGGTGATAGACCGTTATATGCTGAGGGGTGGGCACCATTTGTGAATGAAGTTGCAGTGATGGTAGTAAGGAATAAAGAAGGTCAGGTGAAATCTTATGATGCGGTTGAAACAATTCATAGAGAAAGCATATTAAGAGTTTGCTTGGCACCTCtcagaggagagaaggaCCTGAATCATCGGGCGAGGGAATTGGCAGAGAAAGCTGTAGGACAACTAGAAGGTGCCGGTATATTTGGAGTGGAGATGTTCTTGATGccagatg gctttcttctcctcaacGAAATCGCTCCTCGTCCCCATAACTCAGGACATCACACTATCGAAGCCTGTCACACCTCTCAATTCGAGAATCACCTCCGTGCAATCTTGTCTCTACCCCTCGGATCGACCGAACTCAGGGTACCTTCAGCAGCGATGGTGAACATCCTCGGTTCATCGTCCAGTATGGAACCTATCGAATCCATGCGGGATAACGCCCTGACCGTCCCCGGAGCGGCAGTCCATTTGTatgggaagaaagaatcTAGGAAAGCTCGTAAAATGGGTCATATCACACTTACTGCTCAGTCCGATGCTGAGCTCAACGAGTATCTCCGAACAGTATTATTCGCTCAACCGGACGCAGCGGACGAATGGATCGATAAGatcgctcctcctccaccatctcaGTCTCACTCGCACAAGAAACCTCTCGTGGGGATTATAATGGGTTCGGATTCAGATTTACCAGTGATGTTACCAGCGACAAAGATCTTGGACCAATTTGGTATTCCCTATGAACTCACTATTACCTCTGCGCACAGGACTCCAGAGAGGATGGTCAAATATGCTGAATCCGCCGCTCACCGTGGTCTACGAGCGATCATTGCCGGAGCAGGTGGGGCGGCACATTTACCTGGTATGGTGGCTAGTGAAACCTCATTGCCTGTCATTGGAGTACCGGTGAAAGCTAGTGTGTTAGATGGTGTGGATAGTTTGTATAGTATCGTGCAAATGCCT AGAGGTATACCATGCGCAACAACAGGAATCAACAATTCCACCAATGCTGCCCTCCTCGCTATAAGGATACTAGGAACATCGATACCGAATTATCAAGTGGCTATTGAGGAATATTCTAggaaattggagaatgaagTGTTGGATAAATGTGAAAAGTTGGAAGAAATAGGTTGGGCAGGTTATGTAAAGGATGTTCTGAAGAAATAA